The sequence AACCCTGCTAGGCCTTTTCCACAACTAATTATTTTTTCGGTCAGAACCTTTAGGAGATGAAGCTCTAATATAGTTTTTAGGTAGCGCCTTGATATCAAGTGCAGTTCTGCCCGGGGTTTGTATCATTTCTCCGTTCACATTTGGCGTCTTTGCCACCACATATACCAAGCTGCAACAATTACCAATTCCGATATAGCGAGTTCACCCGCTCCCGGTGGTAGCTTTGACAGTAGTACTTTCTACTTCTGTCTACCAGGCCCTCGGGTGGTGCTGGACTGCTAGTTCcccgcaaaaaaataaataaaaatgaatcGAGTGGCTCTTTGTCAGATTGCTGTATTATCTGTCCAGATGAGTCTAGGAATGTTTATGCCGTGTTAGCTTGGCGATTCGTGTTAGTAATGAAGGATTCTGTTCTTGTTAAATTTAACAGACAGATGCAGAAACCGTGGATTTATCAAGCAAAATGCAGTCTTGGAGGAGTAGTAATTCAGTTCTAAGTTCGTCATACGTATCTGTCAATGTGAGTTGCCTTCTGCTATGGACCTTAGATTGAACCTTTTTGTACATGACATCTTCAACAGTGCCTTGGTACCAAACTTCACTCACACATTGGCTGATCCACACTGGTTAGTATTAGTAACCATACTGTGTCACTGTACCTGAGTACCGGGGCGCTTATTCCTTAATGAAAGCGTTGCTGCGGAAGAAGTCGACTTAGTCGTAGGTGTTTAGTCCATATCTTGTAATGGTTCGTTTTAAAAAAAATATATCTTGTAATGGTTCGGCCGTGGTTGCCTTTGTTTTGTACTCTGATTAATTAGTAATAAGGATTGTTGTGTGCATCACAATGATGCAGAACCcgggggtttaacctccttttcgGGAAAAAAGAGTACCAGTGCTAGGTGCCGAGCACCCGTCGCCGGCGTCAGAGAATGAAAGAATTGTCAGTGTTTTATATGGAAAGTTAGCACATTATCTGGCTTATCGGAGAGATTAGATAGAAATAGAATATgatcaaactggatcatgcattttgtGGATAAAGGCATTGCTGCCCTGTTTGTTTGAGCTTCAGGGGCCAGATTTAGCTTTGCTAGTAAAGCTGAATTTGGAATCTGAAACAAACAACTGTTTCGTTTGCCAGTGAAGCTGGATCTGGGACCAGATTCATCTTTGCCAGTGAAGCTGGATTTGAAATCTGAAACAAACAGCTATTTCGAATCAGCTTTGCCGGTGAAGCTGAATCTGGGTTCGGGCCATTTTCAGTGCAATTGCCtgaagcacctcaaagtgtacttCAGTGGCAGCTTTGCCAGTGAAGCGAATCCACATGTGATTCGAATCCAATCAAAGGTTATACAAACAGGCTGCATAATCAATTTTGCCAGTGAAGCGAATCCATAGGTGATTCAAATCCAATCAAAGCTGAAACAAACGGGGCCTGCTTATACTCTTTAAAGAGAACTAAGTCTCAGTAGGGGTTTGTAGTATGAAACTATGGAAGTAAGAAGAACATAACATGGAGTTCACATGCAGATATTTATTGACCAAATGCGTAATTTGAGACTATGTTTGATATTCTTCTTCTAAGTTGTTCACTGTGTTATTATTACTGTTTCATCAATAGGCCATCTCACAAAGGAGCCATTCAACTGTTCTGGAAATTCCTCCTGAGTTTGATCCGGATTCTGCTGAGTTTGTCTCGGATATAAGTGATTATGCAACAGGATTCAAACGGAGAGATGTTGTGGAAATTCTTCTTGAGTTTGATCCAGATGCTACTCAGCTGGTTTCAGTCGAAAGGCACAATGCTACCAAGCTGCAATGGGAGGGAATAGAAATCCCTCTTGAGTTTGATCCAGATTCTGTTGAGCTGGCTCCTGACATCACTGAGTACACATCAAAACTGAAACAGGTCTGGAAGTATTATGCGTATTGTGCTAGGTCTTCAGTTCTATGCTGTCGACAAATATAAACATTTTGTTACTTGTCTGTAGTCACATGAGCGTGCTCGAAAGCTGCGGGCAGATTTGGCTGTTGAAGAGCAGCGCGAACAAGAACTGAGTAGAATGCTAAAGGGCATAGTGACTGTTCCAAGTTTGTCTGAAACGCATAAAAGGCGACCAAGGAGAAAGTTAATTCACTTGCTAGTCCTCCATTTTATATGACTACATCACTAGTGCTGTCTAGTTCTTGGTTTGTGCTGATAATGTATAATTTTGGGCTGTTTATTTTACCCCTTTTAAGTTTTAACTGACCTTTATCTCTGTATTGTGGTTCCAGAGTAGTATAGAGCGATTGGCTGAAGAGGCAATCAGTTACTTCGAGGAGTGTGTTTCAATTTCAACATTAGATAGCACTGATTTCTCCTCACTCGAAGAACCTCATCCAAATTCAAGTGGGACTGTCCCACCAAAGAGCAACAGTAGATTTCTCCTGAAAGGGGGATCAAGCCCTTTAGAATCCCACTTTCCAACTGATCGACACAATTATAATGAGGTCAGTGAATCAATATACCACACTTGGAGTCTTGATTTTCAAGTTTGACCATCAAGTTTCTTTTCTTACAACGACTAGTGGTAGTACACTTTATTAAGACTGTCAAGAACAGCCTGGCTACTGTTTTAGAATTTATTCCTGTATTACATGGTCTACAAATGGCAATATGCTAAGAGCTCTGATCATCTGCTTCTGGGGTGTTGGTGCAGAATATCTATTAACCATTTCAGAAAATGTAGAGAAATAGAGAGAGAAAAAGTAAATTGTGAAGATGCGTTTGAAATAAAACTGTAGAAGCGCACTATGTGAATCTGCTCATTTTTATAGCTTAGAGGTTCCATGAGAACCAACCAAGTGTACCTCAACTGTGGTGATCTTGAAAACTCAACTACAGGATGCTTTATTTTCATATATTAGAATCTGATAGGTTCATCATTCTCTGTGTTTGTCATCCATTTGCAGTGGTGTTCTTATTCATAGGATTGTCTACATTTCAACTTTGAATCTTAATGGATTCATATGATAATACAAATGTTTAACTTTCTCACAAGGCATTTTGGCAGACCGAGATTTATGCAGATGGTTTGAGTAAATCTCAACCACACATTAACAAATCCTTTTTTTCTCCTCCCAGGAATCTGACAACCAAACCCAGTGCTCAATGAGCATCACGGGATCTGATGTGTCTGACAGTGTTGTCTTTAGTCATGCCAAGTCCCCTGGTTTGGGAACTAGAAACAATTCTAGCGATGATTTTGATGGCTTTGACACACCACGAAGCAAAAGTTCTTGTTTCTCTTTCAAACATGAGCGAGCGAAAGCTGTCGACAAATGTGATGTTCGTCAATATCTAAGGAGTTTCAGCAGAGTAATCAGCAAAGAGAGGTCAAATTATTGTGCCGATGACTATGCTGTCCAGAAAGTGAGCGAGAACAGACTAACCGACATGGTGGCCTTTAAGAACCAGATAGAATATGGGGGCCTTGTTCTTTGTAATATCAGAACATTCTGAGAGCAAATAGTGTCTGAATGTCTGATGGTAAAAGAAGTAATGTAATTATATCCAATCAATATGGAAAAAAAATTTGTCCAAAAAAGAAGGTTTTATTGCTTGCGCCTCCGGGGCGAGATAATGCATACTAGTTTTTATGAGGTAATATCAACAGGAGTCATAGAACTTGCGCTCGTATCCGCGTGtatggccccacctgtcagtgagtgttGATGCTTGGATGACACTTTTTTTTTGGCAAAAAAACACCCTTGTATTTTTTTATTCACGGAAAAAGCCGACCACAACTACACATCATTTTTTACAGAAAAAACAAACCACTGTACTGCATgaatcttacattcttaagaagttgctccccacttctacccattctctcaacatgcacactGTACACATCAGCTCCATGCCACATCAgcgttcatttttttattttttatttttgccaagAGTAGCCATCTCCCGAGCCTTAACtacctagaaaaaataaaagagaataatATCTTTCCCTGCAACCGACCGAACAATTATTACTCGATCTCTATTCCTCCCCGTCTCTTCGTTACTCCAATCTCATCCCTTCCCCTTCTCTCGGCCCTTCCCTCGATTTCCTTCGCCGCCGTTCACAGCAGCCCCCGCAGCTATGGTTGTTCTCATCTATGTTCAGATCCAAAAATACGCCAATTTTCTTCCCCGGCTACAGTAGGCCGCGGTGGCTGGGAGCTCCTCTGACAGGATGGCGGTCCAGCTTGCCTCCACGGCTCTCTGGGATTCTATCGGGCCAGGCTCCCCTTGCTGTTGTGGTGCCATGCATCTACGAGACGGTGATCCCTCACCTCCCCTCTGTATCTCCGTTTTGTACAAGGTAGCTCTGGTGTTGCGAGGGCTATGATTCCAACCAGATTTCGACCAGGCGCTGGTGAGATTGGACTCCGAAGTAGGCTTTCGTTGTCGTCTATCTGGTGCAACACCAGACTGTGGTTCAAATCCGCCGATGAGAGGCACCTCCACGAGACTACTCTCGCGTCTCTACCGACCGCACCGCCTCGAACGCCCGCTGATCCGTCCACCTGCGCTGGCGTGCCAGACACTGACCGGATCCTTCCTATGGTCAAATGCTTGCCTTCTCATCTTCTCCAATAACTGAGACCAATGGAGATATCTGAAACTGTCGGTACACACTCAATCGGCACCTGAGGAGACACGCAATCGACTTTACCTTATCCTCCTTGATACACATCTAGCCAGTAAGTTCCTTATCTAGCATCTGCACAGATTCTCTTAACTCTGCTGAACTTGCATATAGCACACACAACCGGTGTCCTAATCTCCTCCATGTTAGTACATGATATCTGTGTTGTGTGGCGTCAAGCTAAGCACAATGGCATGGATCTCATATGTGGATATCTTCTATTGCTCATTCCTTAGTGTTTCCAATGCTGACTTCATCCTCTTTTTCAGGTTGAGTATCCCAATCATCACATATTGAAAGTTACATTGGACACATATATAGTTCCTGAACAATTTCTAGTTTTTCTTTGGTGATGTACTTTTATCTGTTAGTTTGCATCTCAATTATGGTCTTGGTTTTGTTTTCAAGTTTATAATTGCGAATTTCCATACAATTTGCAATAACTTTTCTTTTACATAATATATTCACCGTGCCCGAGTCCTCCATCGACGGAAGACTGCGCAGGATGGACTGATCAACGATGTGGTGGTTGCTACACCAGTCCGGTACCTCCAcaaggagaaggaggagttcagTTGAGGTGAGAACAGAGGCTTGGTATTTCCCATGTTGACTGATTGGATCATACATTGAATCAATGCGGAATCCTAATGTCTCTTTCTTTGAGGTTTCAGTCAAGGCTACGTTTCAAAGCTAATCATTTTTTCCAAACATCTGTGTGGACTAGATTAATCAGGTCAGTTGACCACTAATCTATTTGTTCACGTTGATTGTATCACTATGGTAGTTATTCTCCTGCCGAACTAACAAATCATTCTTCATTTGTCTTTCTCTAATATACTAGCTATACGACATACTTTCTTTTGTAGAGGACGAGTGACACTGCCATGCGCTACTTGCAGCTGCTGCCTTTTCTCCCTCAAGCATGGGAATCGCTGGTGTGCCTACGTGAACCCACACCACAGTAGGTCTTTGTTCTCCAATGAGTATCTATAAGCCGTAAATTTATTTGTGTTCTTTTCCATGATACGCACAGGTGGTGCTTGGACAGGGGCATGAGCCTCACATGAATCGCACTACCATTTTAAAATCTGATGAATTTATTGACTTATGGCTTTATGCTTTACATTCTTATCTGAAACTTTTGCAAGCTTTCTAGATTGATGGAGGACGTGTTCCAAAATGTCTGTTATCTACCAAATTTAAAAATTGTTGATAATGTAAAAATGTCTCTCTTTTGTAGTATTTCGAATATTTGCCAGTTCTCACTATCTTTATTCACCCTATCGAATTATAATTCTTAGTTCCCCCTTATCTCCAATTTTCAGATAAATGCTCTTTTTTATTGACAGTGACTCGAGCATAGCACCTGTGTTGTAGTGTTATATAATAGGAAATACAAGGAAATAAACAGAAGTGAGAAGAAACATGTACCCAAAAGGAAGTTTTGGATTCAAGTGAAATCCCCTTTTCCCAAATATAGTTACTGATAGCATTTTTTTTTTTGTTTCATATATGGCAATCATCTAATGTATCTGCCACCATTCAGGTTAAATAAAAAAATTGGACGGGGAGAGCAAACTTGGTACactaaagggcaacctggtgcatgtagctcccgcttgcgcagggtccagggaagggtccgaccactatGTATTCTTTTTTCCTTCGACGGCTTCAGGTCATGTGTCGGTCATTCATGTTTGGTGGTTTCTGATTGTACTTCAGAAGAAAAAAATTAGTGACTGCCATATCCTACATATGCGTGTACATAATACCAAAAGATGTAACATACTCATTTTGTTTTTAGGTATGCAGGTATTTTGTAAATATTATATCTAAATGTGATCTAGATTGTAACAACTTTTGTGAGCATCTAAATGTTCCAGTTGTCATTACAAGCTTTCAGCCAAACCTTAGGAGTGACATGAAAAGTTGACTTTATTATTTATAGTTTTTTAGGTAGACTTAGCTTCCGGAATAGTCAAAACATGAGCTGATAGCATATACATGTCGCTTCCACATTAGTACATTATTTGCTCTGACATGTATATAGTATATTTGGTTTGTTCCCTTGCAAATTCATTGCTTGAGATTCATGCCGCAACGTGCGGGGAAACAAATAATAAGAATTAAATAATTATTAAATTTGTTATTAATGAAGCTTAATATGATCAACTGATGTTCTCAAATTTAAATCTTTTGCAATATATCAACGTGCCAACACGGCAACAATGCACTTATCGACTATAACACCCTTTTTTTCTCACTTTTTGTATCATTCTACCAAATGTTGAAACAAACATATAATTATATATTCATTTTACGGTTATTTAGCGCTTCGTAACTCCACCTATAAGGTGCTACAAATTGCCGCAGCGCGGGGCGTTATCTAGTTAACACAAAAACCGGGTACGCGTGGAATCAATGTCGCGACCAGCGCTTACAACACTGGCCAGTTTAGCCACTCCACCAAACATTCACATGTCTACTGTTGATAACAAATATGTCTACTGTTTATAAATTTCAGTAATAAAAATAATCTTTAGATGTTAATGTGTTATAAATATTGTATATCCAAATGAAATAACCTACTTCTAAAATTGTTCATGTATACTTTAAAATTTAAATTTTGATATGAATATTCGATCGTGTCTAACATTTAAATCATATTTT comes from Triticum aestivum cultivar Chinese Spring chromosome 5B, IWGSC CS RefSeq v2.1, whole genome shotgun sequence and encodes:
- the LOC123111304 gene encoding uncharacterized protein; the encoded protein is MASSAFKSTTRRNLHGSADRPVQPPPHCPRRSRSVTPAPRRERLLGDYAGTTRTNPLFDRGGRAFSPPPPPEDSGDRGRKESRGRGSRKARSVSVAPPQRRRAATSAPSSAGTDGGGGGRASRARPVVGEARPCRGSVTDAETVDLSSKMQSWRSSNSVLSSSYVSVNAISQRSHSTVLEIPPEFDPDSAEFVSDISDYATGFKRRDVVEILLEFDPDATQLVSVERHNATKLQWEGIEIPLEFDPDSVELAPDITEYTSKLKQSHERARKLRADLAVEEQREQELSRMLKGIVTVPSLSETHKRRPRRKLIHLLSSIERLAEEAISYFEECVSISTLDSTDFSSLEEPHPNSSGTVPPKSNSRFLLKGGSSPLESHFPTDRHNYNEESDNQTQCSMSITGSDVSDSVVFSHAKSPGLGTRNNSSDDFDGFDTPRSKSSCFSFKHERAKAVDKCDVRQYLRSFSRVISKERSNYCADDYAVQKVSENRLTDMVAFKNQIEYGGLVLCNIRTF